One genomic region from Streptomyces sp. NBC_00582 encodes:
- the hrpB gene encoding ATP-dependent helicase HrpB, which translates to MLRDDALDALPVRAALPALNEALDGPGTAVLAAPPGTGKTTLVPLALAGLLGEGPARRVVVAEPRRIAARAAARRMAWLLGEKTGGSVGFTVRGERVVGRHTRVEVVTTGVLLQRLQRDQELTGVDVVVLDECHERHLDADTSAAFLWDVRETLRPELRLVAASATTDTEGWSRLLGGAPVVVAEGTSYDVEVVWAPPDRPVRPPHGTWVDPALLAQVASVVRRALAERPGDVLCFLPGVGEIARVAGLLGGLDGVEVLQVHGRAPAAVQDAVLAPGERRRVVLATSVAESSLTVPGVRVVVDSGLAREPRVDHARGLSALATVRASRAAARQRAGRAGREAPGVVYRCWTEAEHTRLPRFPSPEIKVADLTAFALQVACWGDPGATGLALPDPPPGGAMAAARRVLTAVRAVDSEGRATAEGVRLARLGLHPRLGRALLDGASLVGAERAAEVVALLSEEAPREYGDDLGAALRGVRRGGDAYAGRWRAEVRRLRGVLADMSHPPAHGSPLNGEREAGAGAPDDQVAGLVAALAFPERVARADGGSYLMVSGTRAELRDGSPLRSAPWLAVAVADRPLGKGHARVQLAAVVDEEHARVAAGAYLDERDEVRWADGDVVARRVERLGAVELTVRPLRDAGAGPVRDALLEGLRQEGPGLLRWSAEARTLRQRLAFLRLHLGEPWPEVSDEALHARVDEWLEPELGRARRRADLGRIDAGEALGRLLPWASGDAARLDELAPPRITVPSGSGIRIDYADPERPVLAVKLQEMFGLQESPRVAGVPLLVHLLSPAGRPAAVTADLASFWKDGYKGVRAELRGRYPKHPWPKDPASAEPTRHTNARLRR; encoded by the coding sequence ATGCTCCGTGACGACGCCCTGGACGCGCTGCCCGTACGGGCCGCCCTGCCCGCCCTGAACGAGGCTCTGGACGGGCCCGGCACCGCCGTCCTGGCCGCGCCGCCCGGCACCGGCAAGACGACGCTGGTGCCGCTGGCGCTGGCCGGGCTGCTGGGCGAGGGGCCGGCGCGGCGGGTGGTCGTGGCCGAGCCGCGGCGGATCGCGGCGCGGGCGGCGGCCCGCCGGATGGCGTGGCTGCTCGGTGAGAAGACGGGCGGGAGCGTCGGGTTCACCGTGCGCGGGGAGCGGGTCGTCGGGCGGCACACGCGCGTGGAGGTCGTCACGACCGGCGTCCTGCTGCAACGGCTCCAGCGCGACCAGGAGCTGACCGGCGTCGACGTCGTCGTGCTGGACGAATGCCATGAGCGGCATCTGGACGCCGACACCTCGGCCGCGTTCCTGTGGGACGTACGGGAGACGCTGCGGCCCGAGCTGCGGCTGGTGGCCGCGTCCGCGACGACCGACACCGAGGGGTGGTCACGGCTGCTGGGCGGGGCGCCGGTGGTGGTGGCCGAGGGGACGTCGTACGACGTGGAGGTGGTCTGGGCGCCGCCGGACCGTCCGGTACGGCCGCCGCACGGGACGTGGGTCGATCCGGCGCTGCTCGCGCAGGTGGCGTCGGTGGTGCGGCGGGCGCTGGCCGAGCGGCCCGGGGACGTGCTGTGCTTCCTGCCGGGTGTCGGGGAGATCGCGCGGGTCGCGGGGCTGCTCGGGGGTCTGGACGGGGTGGAGGTGCTCCAGGTGCACGGGCGGGCGCCTGCCGCCGTGCAGGACGCGGTGCTCGCGCCCGGGGAGCGGCGCCGGGTGGTGCTGGCGACCTCGGTCGCGGAGTCCTCGTTGACGGTGCCCGGGGTGCGTGTGGTCGTCGACTCGGGGCTGGCGCGCGAGCCGCGGGTGGACCATGCGCGCGGACTGAGCGCGCTCGCGACGGTACGGGCCTCGCGGGCGGCGGCGCGGCAGCGGGCGGGGCGGGCGGGGCGTGAGGCGCCGGGGGTGGTGTACCGGTGCTGGACGGAGGCGGAGCACACGCGTCTGCCGCGGTTCCCGTCGCCGGAGATCAAGGTGGCCGACCTCACCGCGTTCGCCCTTCAGGTGGCCTGCTGGGGGGATCCCGGGGCGACGGGGCTGGCGTTGCCGGATCCGCCGCCGGGTGGGGCGATGGCGGCGGCGCGGCGTGTGCTGACGGCTGTGCGGGCGGTCGACTCCGAAGGTCGGGCGACGGCCGAGGGGGTTCGGCTGGCCCGGTTGGGGCTGCACCCGAGGCTGGGGCGGGCCTTGCTGGACGGAGCCTCGCTGGTGGGGGCGGAGCGCGCCGCGGAGGTCGTCGCCCTGTTGAGCGAGGAGGCTCCGCGGGAGTACGGGGACGATCTGGGCGCCGCCCTGCGGGGTGTCCGGCGCGGGGGTGACGCCTATGCCGGAAGGTGGCGTGCGGAGGTCCGGCGCCTGCGGGGCGTTCTCGCCGACATGTCCCACCCACCCGCGCATGGCTCCCCGCTGAATGGCGAGCGCGAGGCCGGAGCGGGTGCCCCCGACGATCAGGTCGCCGGGCTCGTGGCCGCCCTCGCTTTCCCCGAGCGTGTCGCCAGGGCCGACGGCGGCTCGTATCTCATGGTCTCCGGCACCCGCGCCGAGCTCCGGGACGGCTCGCCCCTGCGGTCCGCGCCCTGGCTCGCCGTCGCCGTCGCCGACCGGCCCCTCGGGAAGGGCCACGCGCGGGTGCAACTGGCCGCGGTGGTCGACGAGGAGCACGCCCGGGTCGCCGCCGGCGCGTATCTGGACGAGCGGGACGAGGTGCGCTGGGCGGACGGGGACGTCGTCGCGCGGCGGGTCGAGCGGCTCGGGGCGGTGGAGCTGACGGTGCGTCCGCTGCGGGACGCCGGCGCCGGTCCCGTACGGGACGCCCTGCTGGAAGGGCTCAGGCAGGAGGGCCCGGGGCTGTTGCGGTGGTCCGCGGAGGCGCGGACGCTGCGGCAGCGGCTGGCGTTTCTGCGGCTGCACCTGGGTGAGCCTTGGCCGGAGGTGTCGGACGAGGCGCTCCACGCGCGCGTGGACGAATGGCTGGAACCCGAGCTGGGCCGCGCCCGGCGGCGGGCGGACCTGGGGCGGATCGACGCCGGGGAGGCGCTCGGACGGCTGCTGCCCTGGGCGTCCGGGGATGCGGCGCGGCTGGACGAGCTGGCGCCGCCGCGGATCACCGTGCCGAGCGGGTCCGGGATCCGGATCGACTACGCGGACCCGGAGCGGCCGGTGCTCGCGGTGAAGCTGCAGGAGATGTTCGGGCTTCAGGAGTCGCCGCGGGTCGCCGGGGTGCCGCTGCTGGTGCATCTGCTGTCGCCCGCCGGGCGGCCGGCCGCCGTCACCGCCGATCTCGCCTCCTTCTGGAAGGACGGGTACAAGGGGGTGCGGGCGGAGCTGCGCGGCCGGTATCCGAAGCACCCCTGGCCAAAGGACCCGGCGTCCGCCGAGCCGACACGGCACACCAACGCCCGGCTCAGGCGCTGA
- a CDS encoding class I SAM-dependent methyltransferase gives MTTGGRVARKSTTREPIIQEPASSAPLSEPAFEPEATRRDADVTESSRANRGWWDRNADEYQIEHGTFLGDDRFVWGPEGLDEVEAELLGPPEDLKGRHVLEIGAGAAQCSRWLAAQGARPVALDLSHRQLQHALRIGGAIPLVCADAGALPFADGSFDLACSAYGALPFVADPVLVLKEVRRVLRPGGRFVFSVTHPIRWAFPDEPGPEGLTVSASYFDRTPYVEVDEEGQAVYVEHHRTLGDRVRDIVTAGFRLVDLAEPEWPVWNTSEWGGWSPLRGNLIPGTAIFVCERD, from the coding sequence GTGACCACCGGCGGGCGGGTTGCACGGAAGAGTACGACGAGGGAGCCGATCATCCAAGAGCCCGCATCGTCCGCGCCCCTGTCCGAGCCGGCCTTCGAGCCCGAGGCCACCCGGCGCGACGCCGACGTCACGGAGAGCTCCCGGGCCAACCGGGGCTGGTGGGACCGCAACGCGGACGAGTACCAGATCGAGCACGGCACGTTCCTGGGCGACGACCGCTTCGTGTGGGGCCCCGAGGGCCTCGACGAGGTGGAGGCCGAGCTGCTCGGCCCGCCGGAGGACCTCAAGGGCAGGCACGTCCTGGAGATCGGCGCCGGCGCGGCCCAGTGCTCGCGCTGGCTGGCCGCCCAGGGCGCGCGTCCGGTCGCCCTGGACCTCTCGCACCGCCAGCTCCAGCACGCGCTGCGGATCGGCGGGGCGATCCCGCTGGTGTGCGCGGACGCGGGCGCGCTGCCCTTCGCGGACGGTTCCTTCGACCTGGCCTGCTCGGCGTACGGGGCGCTGCCCTTCGTCGCCGACCCGGTGCTGGTCCTGAAGGAGGTCCGCCGGGTGCTGCGGCCGGGCGGGCGGTTCGTCTTCTCGGTGACCCATCCGATCCGGTGGGCGTTCCCGGACGAACCGGGCCCGGAGGGCCTGACCGTCTCCGCCTCGTACTTCGACCGGACGCCGTACGTCGAGGTGGACGAGGAGGGCCAGGCGGTCTACGTCGAGCACCACCGCACGCTCGGCGACCGGGTCCGCGACATCGTGACGGCCGGTTTCCGCCTGGTCGACCTGGCCGAGCCGGAGTGGCCGGTGTGGAACACCTCCGAGTGGGGCGGCTGGTCCCCGCTGCGGGGCAACCTGATCCCGGGCACGGCGATCTTCGTCTGCGAACGGGACTGA
- the rpsA gene encoding 30S ribosomal protein S1: protein MTSSTETTATTPQVAVNDIGNEEAFLAAIDETIKYFNDGDIVDGVIVKVDRDEVLLDIGYKTEGVIPSRELSIKHDVDPNEVVAVGDEIEALVLQKEDKEGRLILSKKRAQYERAWGTIEKIKEEDGIVTGTVIEVVKGGLILDIGLRGFLPASLVEMRRVRDLQPYVGKELEAKIIELDKNRNNVVLSRRAWLEQTQSEVRQTFLTTLQKGQVRSGVVSSIVNFGAFVDLGGVDGLVHVSELSWKHIDHPSEVVEVGQEVTVEVLDVDMDRERVSLSLKATQEDPWQQFARTHQIGQVVPGKVTKLVPFGAFVRVDEGIEGLVHISELAERHVEIPEQVVQVNDEIFVKVIDIDLERRRISLSLKQANESFGADPASVEFDPTLYGMAASYDDQGNYIYPEGFDPETNDWLEGYETQRETWEQQYAEAQTRFEQHQKQVIKSREADEAAAAEGGEAAAPAATGGSYSSEGADTSGALASDEALAALREKLAGGQS from the coding sequence ATGACGAGCAGCACCGAGACCACCGCCACCACCCCGCAGGTTGCGGTCAACGACATCGGTAACGAGGAAGCCTTCCTCGCCGCGATCGACGAGACGATCAAGTACTTCAACGACGGCGACATCGTCGACGGCGTCATCGTGAAGGTCGACCGGGACGAGGTCCTGCTCGACATCGGTTACAAGACCGAAGGTGTCATCCCGAGCCGCGAGCTCTCGATCAAGCACGACGTCGACCCCAACGAGGTCGTCGCCGTCGGCGACGAGATCGAGGCCCTCGTCCTCCAGAAGGAGGACAAGGAAGGCCGCCTGATCCTCTCGAAGAAGCGCGCCCAGTACGAGCGTGCCTGGGGCACCATCGAGAAGATCAAGGAAGAGGACGGCATCGTCACCGGTACCGTCATCGAGGTCGTCAAGGGTGGTCTCATCCTCGACATCGGCCTCCGCGGCTTCCTCCCGGCCTCCCTGGTCGAGATGCGCCGTGTCCGCGACCTCCAGCCCTACGTGGGCAAGGAGCTCGAGGCGAAGATCATCGAGCTGGACAAGAACCGCAACAACGTGGTCCTGTCCCGCCGCGCCTGGCTGGAGCAGACCCAGTCCGAGGTCCGCCAGACGTTCCTCACGACCCTCCAGAAGGGTCAGGTCCGCTCCGGTGTGGTCTCCTCGATCGTCAACTTCGGTGCCTTCGTGGACCTGGGTGGCGTCGACGGTCTGGTCCACGTCTCCGAGCTGTCCTGGAAGCACATCGACCACCCCTCCGAGGTCGTCGAGGTCGGCCAGGAGGTCACGGTCGAGGTCCTCGACGTCGACATGGACCGCGAGCGCGTCTCCCTGTCGCTGAAGGCGACCCAGGAAGACCCGTGGCAGCAGTTCGCCCGCACCCACCAGATCGGCCAGGTCGTGCCCGGCAAGGTCACGAAGCTGGTTCCGTTCGGTGCGTTCGTCCGCGTGGACGAGGGCATCGAGGGTCTGGTCCACATCTCCGAGCTGGCCGAGCGCCACGTGGAGATCCCGGAGCAGGTCGTCCAGGTCAACGACGAGATCTTCGTCAAGGTCATCGACATCGACCTCGAGCGTCGTCGCATCAGCCTCTCGCTGAAGCAGGCCAACGAGTCCTTCGGTGCCGACCCGGCGTCGGTCGAGTTCGACCCGACCCTGTACGGCATGGCCGCGTCCTACGACGACCAGGGCAACTACATCTACCCCGAGGGCTTCGACCCCGAGACCAACGACTGGCTCGAGGGCTACGAGACCCAGCGGGAGACGTGGGAGCAGCAGTACGCCGAGGCGCAGACCCGCTTCGAGCAGCACCAGAAGCAGGTCATCAAGTCCCGCGAGGCCGACGAGGCCGCCGCGGCCGAGGGCGGCGAGGCTGCGGCTCCGGCCGCGACCGGTGGCTCGTACTCCTCCGAGGGCGCGGACACCTCCGGTGCCCTGGCCTCGGACGAGGCGCTGGCCGCCCTGCGCGAGAAGCTGGCGGGCGGGCAGAGCTGA
- a CDS encoding PAC2 family protein: protein MLDPQGLYAWEPKGLAVVDMALAQESAGLVMLYHFDGYIDAGETGEQIVDRLLDSLPHQLVARFDHDRLVDYRARRPLLTFKRDRWTEYEEPAIEVRLVQDTTGAPFLLLSGPEPDVEWERFAAAVRQIVERLGVRLSVNFHGIPMGVPHTRPVGLTPHGNRTDLVPGHRSPFDEAQVPGSAEALVEYRLMESGHDVLGVAAHVPHYIARSAYPDAALTVLEAITAATGLVLPGIAHSLRTDAHRTQTEIDRQIREGDEELTSLVQGLEHQYDAAAGAETRGNMLAEPTDIPSADEIGREFERFLAEREGDN, encoded by the coding sequence GTGCTTGATCCGCAGGGTTTGTACGCATGGGAGCCGAAGGGGCTGGCCGTCGTCGACATGGCGCTCGCCCAGGAGTCGGCCGGACTTGTCATGCTCTACCACTTCGACGGATACATCGACGCGGGCGAGACCGGCGAGCAGATCGTCGACCGGCTCCTCGACTCGCTGCCCCACCAGCTCGTCGCCCGCTTCGACCACGACCGGCTGGTCGACTACCGCGCGCGCCGGCCGCTGCTCACCTTCAAGCGCGACCGCTGGACGGAGTACGAGGAGCCCGCCATCGAGGTGCGGCTCGTCCAGGACACCACCGGAGCGCCCTTCCTGCTGCTGTCCGGACCCGAGCCGGACGTCGAGTGGGAGCGCTTCGCCGCGGCCGTGCGGCAGATCGTGGAGCGGCTCGGGGTGCGTCTGTCGGTGAACTTCCACGGCATCCCCATGGGCGTCCCGCACACCCGCCCCGTCGGCCTCACCCCGCACGGCAACCGCACCGACCTGGTCCCGGGCCATCGCAGCCCCTTCGACGAGGCCCAGGTCCCCGGCAGCGCCGAGGCGCTCGTCGAGTACCGCCTGATGGAGTCGGGCCACGACGTCCTGGGTGTGGCCGCGCACGTCCCGCACTACATCGCCCGCTCCGCCTACCCGGACGCGGCGCTGACCGTCCTCGAGGCGATCACCGCGGCGACCGGTCTGGTGCTGCCCGGCATCGCCCACAGCCTGCGCACCGACGCCCACCGCACCCAGACGGAGATCGACCGGCAGATCCGCGAAGGCGACGAGGAGCTCACCTCCCTCGTCCAGGGCCTGGAGCACCAGTACGACGCCGCCGCCGGCGCGGAGACCCGGGGCAACATGCTCGCCGAGCCCACGGACATCCCGTCGGCGGACGAGATCGGCCGCGAGTTCGAACGTTTCCTGGCGGAACGCGAAGGCGACAACTGA